The Benincasa hispida cultivar B227 chromosome 9, ASM972705v1, whole genome shotgun sequence genome has a segment encoding these proteins:
- the LOC120086180 gene encoding glycerophosphodiester phosphodiesterase GDPDL3 produces MSCWKNFLAMCPSCSLLLLFPLFLHSFLALVSAQGSNNTALWQTLSGEAPFVVARGGFSGLFPDSSGVAYNFAVMVSVPDVILWCDVQLTKDGVGICLPDLRLDNATDAPGILGTNRSNVYLVNGARTKGLFTVDFNLKELENVSIVQGIYSRSNKFDGNRFVILTPEDVANQFKPPGLWLNIQHDVFFTQHNVSMRNYVLSVSRRIVVNYISSPEVGFLRSIAARVNPRITKLILRVLGPTDTEVTTNQTYDSLLRNLTFIKTFASGILVPKTYIWPTDKDGYILPQTSLVSDAHKAQLEVFASEFYSDLPLSYNYSYDPVTEYLSYFDNGEFSVDGVLTDFPITPSSAIDCFAHLDKNAKSQVKPLVISQFGASGDFPACTDLAYSKAISDGVEVLDCPVQITKDGTPFCMSSINLIDSTTISQSSFIDRSKKIPEISPNDGIFAFDLTWEEIQGLTPSILSPFSKFTLFRNPRFRNSGKFLTLPDFLALAKNASTLSGVLIQIKNAAYLAKDQGLSVIDVVFDSLSKAGYDNQTALKVLIQSPDSAALVKLKQENKSYELVYEVEESISDVLNTTVEDIKSFADSVTISKTSVFPVNQLFLTGSTNVVKKLQALNLSVYVETFSNEFVSQAWDFFSDATVEINSYVLGADIDGVITGFPKTSARYKKNRCLSMKETPNYMSPVQPGSLLQLVTPDFLPPKTPASPVLDDKAVAEPPLPPVSSKAPAPAVEGGGSTATPPTSKPNGQPKLGVGAGFLFLNLAILSIALLPF; encoded by the exons ATGAGTTGCTGGAAGAATTTTCTGGCAATGTGTCCTTCCTGCTCTCTCCTTCTTCTGTTTCCTCTGTTTCTTCACTCGTTCTTGGCTCTGGTATCTGCTCAGGGATCTAATAATACAGCTCTATGGCAGACTCTGAGTG GAGAGGCTCCATTTGTTGTGGCTCGCGGTGGATTTTCAGGGCTGTTTCCTGATTCAAGCGGAGTTGCCTACAATTTTGCAGTTATGGTTAGTGTTCCTGATGTGATCTTATGGTGCGATGTGCAATTAACCAAAGATGGAGTTGGAATTTGCCTCCCGGATCTAAGGCTTGACAATGCTACTGATGCTCCGGGTATTCTGGGGACAAACCGCAGCAATGTCTATCTTGTTAATGGTGCCCGTACTAAGGGATTGTTTACAGTCGATTTCAATCTCAAAGAACTCGAAAATGTTTCTA TTGTTCAAGGTATCTATTCTCGAAGTAACAAGTTTGATGGCAATCGGTTTGTTATTCTCACTCCTGAAGATGTGGCTAATCAGTTCAAGCCACCAGGACTTTGGCTAAATATTCAG CATGATGTGTTCTTCACACAACATAACGTGAGCATGAGGAACTATGTACTTTCTGTATCCAGACGCATTGTTGTTAACTACATATCATCACCAGAGGTGGGATTTCTTAGAAGTATAGCTGCAAGAGTTAATCCCCGCATAACAAAGTTAATCCTTCGGGTCTTAGGACCAACTGATACTGAGGTTACCACCAATCAGACATATGACTCTCTCTTACGCAATCTCACCTTTATCAAGACATTTGCTTCTGGAATTCTTGTTCCTAAGACTTATATATGGCCCACTGATAAAGATGGTTACATACTACCTCAAACCTCTCTTGTTTCTGATGCTCATAAAGCACAGCTGGAAGTTTTTGCATCAGAGTTCTATAGTGATCTTCCACTAAGCTACAACTACAGTTATGATCCCGTTACTGAATACCTGTCTTACTTTGACAATGGTGAATTTTCAGTTGATGGTGTGCTTACTGATTTCCCTATTACTCCATCGTCAGCTATTG ACTGTTTTGCTCATTTGGATAAGAATGCCAAAAGTCAAG TCAAGCCTTTGGTTATTTCACAATTTGGAGCTAGTGGAGACTTTCCTGCTTGCACAGATTTGGCGTATTCCAAGGCTATTTCAGATGGTGTTGAAGTGCTTGACTGTCCTGTTCAAATAACAAAAGATGGAACGCCATTTTGCATGAGCTCAATTAATCTCATTGACAGCACAACAATATCTCAATCATCATTCATTGACCGTTCAAAAAAAATTCCCGAAATTAGTCCTAACGACGGGATCTTTGCTTTTGACTTAACATGGGAAGAGATTCAAGGCCTGACCC CGTCAATATTGAGCCCTTTTTCAAAGTTCACATTGTTCCGAAACCCGAGGTTCAGAAACAGTGGGAAATTCTTAACACTACCTGATTTCTTGGCCTTGGCAAAGAATGCAAGCACTCTTTCTGGTGTCTTGATCCAAATTAAG AATGCAGCCTACCTTGCTAAGGATCAGGGTTTAAGTGTAATTGATGTGGTCTTTGATTCCTTGAGCAAAGCTGGTTATGATAATCAGACAGCCCTTAAAGTATTGATTCAATCTCCAGATAGTGCTGCTCTAGTAAAACTTAAACAGGAAAATAAAAGTTACGAGCTTGTTTACGAAGTTGAAGAATCAATTAGTGATGTGCTCAATACAACTGTTGAGGACATTAAGAGTTTTGCTGACTCTGTGACTATCAGCAAGACCTCTGTCTTCCCTGTAAATCAGCTATTTCTCACTGGATCTACAAATGTTGTGAAGAAGCTGCAAGCACTTAATCTCTCAGTGTATGTGGAAACCTTCAGCAATGAATTTGTCTCTCAAGCGTGGGATTTCTTCTCAGATGCAACAGTAGAAATCAACTCATATGTTCTAGGAGCCGACATTGATGGAGTCATCACTGGCTTTCCAAAGACATCTGCTAGATATAAAA AGAACCGATGCTTATCAATGAAAGAAACACCTAATTACATGAGCCCTGTCCAGCCTGGTAGCTTGTTGCAACTTGTTACTCCAGATTTCTTGCCTCCGAAGACACCTGCAAGCCCAGTTCTAGATGACAAAGCCGTAGCCGAGCCACCATTGCCTCCGGTTTCGAGCAAAGCCCCAGCACCTGCTGTGGAAGGTGGTGGCTCTACAGCAACCCCTCCAACTTCTAAACCCAATGGACAACCTAAGCTTGGAGTTGGGGCAGGCTTCTTGTTCTTGAACCTTGCCATACTTTCCATTGCTCTTCTTCCATTCTGA